From a single Candidatus Izimaplasma bacterium HR1 genomic region:
- the rpoA gene encoding DNA-directed RNA polymerase subunit alpha, with amino-acid sequence MKDLKFEKPNTDIEVINEENTYGKFVVSPLERGYGVTLGNSLRRILLSSLPGAAIINCEIDGVQHEFSSIDGVEEDVTSIVLNLKDVVLSIDNDDPNVEKRLEIYVEGPHVVTAKDIICDNEVSIINEDQYICTVNEGKFRMIMTARRGIGYMNADGNKEYINRSQIGIIPIDSIYTPVKRVNYDVSPASSGHANQDKLTLEIWTNGSISPQKAISIASKMMIEHLEVMVELSEKVKEEEFMIEREDEQNSQILEMQIEDLDLSVRSYNCLKRAGINTVEELTQKTEEDMMKVRNLGKKSLKEVKQKLDELSLGLARH; translated from the coding sequence TTGAAAGATTTAAAATTCGAGAAACCAAATACCGATATTGAAGTAATCAATGAAGAGAATACTTACGGAAAATTCGTTGTTTCACCATTAGAAAGAGGATACGGAGTTACTTTAGGTAATAGTCTTCGTAGAATCTTACTATCTAGTTTACCAGGTGCAGCAATCATCAACTGCGAAATCGATGGAGTTCAACATGAATTCTCATCAATTGATGGCGTAGAAGAAGATGTTACAAGCATCGTATTAAACTTAAAAGATGTTGTTTTAAGCATCGATAATGATGATCCAAACGTAGAAAAACGTTTAGAAATCTATGTCGAAGGACCTCACGTAGTTACAGCAAAAGACATTATTTGTGATAATGAAGTATCAATTATTAATGAAGATCAATACATTTGTACTGTAAATGAAGGAAAATTTAGAATGATCATGACTGCACGTCGCGGGATTGGTTATATGAATGCTGATGGAAACAAAGAGTACATCAACCGTTCACAAATCGGAATTATCCCAATTGACAGTATTTACACACCAGTTAAACGTGTAAATTACGATGTATCACCTGCTTCAAGTGGACATGCAAACCAAGACAAATTGACTTTAGAAATTTGGACTAACGGTAGCATTAGCCCACAAAAAGCAATCTCAATCGCTTCAAAAATGATGATAGAACATTTAGAAGTAATGGTAGAACTAAGCGAAAAAGTTAAAGAAGAAGAATTTATGATTGAGAGAGAAGATGAACAAAACTCTCAAATCTTAGAAATGCAAATAGAAGATTTAGACTTATCAGTAAGAAGTTATAACTGTTTAAAACGTGCAGGTATCAACACTGTTGAAGAGTTAACTCAGAAAACAGAAGAAGATATGATGAAAGTACGTAATTTAGGTAAGAAATCACTTAAAGAAGTTAAACAAAAACTTGATGAGCTTAGTCTTGGACTTGCAAGACACTAA